A DNA window from Halococcus salsus contains the following coding sequences:
- a CDS encoding peroxidase-related enzyme (This protein belongs to a clade of uncharacterized proteins related to peroxidases such as the alkylhydroperoxidase AhpD.) — MEPMGEFPVPDPETLPDDVRERIERETEDAGFTPNVFSAFAYRPSHFRAFFAYHDALVEHTALEREEIEMIIVAVSGANDCYYCVVAHGALLRIYGDDPLLADQLAANHRSADLAEPHRTMLDVAVKLPDSPGKVDSADVQRLREAGFSEKAVWDIASVTAFFNLSNRMSTFADIRPNEAFHTLGRDPSS, encoded by the coding sequence ATGGAACCAATGGGCGAGTTTCCCGTTCCCGATCCTGAGACACTTCCGGACGACGTCCGCGAGCGCATCGAGCGCGAGACCGAGGACGCGGGGTTCACGCCGAACGTCTTCTCGGCGTTCGCCTACCGTCCCTCGCACTTCCGGGCCTTCTTCGCCTACCACGACGCGCTGGTCGAACACACCGCGCTCGAACGCGAGGAGATCGAGATGATAATCGTGGCAGTCAGCGGCGCGAACGACTGCTATTACTGTGTCGTCGCCCACGGCGCACTCCTCCGGATCTACGGCGACGACCCGCTGCTCGCCGACCAGCTCGCCGCCAACCACCGCTCCGCCGACCTCGCCGAACCCCATCGCACGATGCTCGACGTGGCGGTGAAACTCCCCGACTCACCGGGCAAAGTCGACTCGGCGGACGTCCAGCGCCTCCGCGAGGCGGGCTTTTCGGAGAAGGCGGTCTGGGACATCGCGAGCGTCACCGCCTTCTTCAACCTCTCGAACCGGATGTCGACGTTCGCCGACATCCGCCCGAACGAGGCGTTCCACACCCTCGGCCGCGACCCGTCCAGCTGA
- a CDS encoding MTH865 family protein, protein MADEDELRSQMIDAFEGADYPISSPMDLVPALPNGPSTKFESGDFSMTAMELNTKLSGGNFPYESPENFVDDVIEQLKAQDEL, encoded by the coding sequence ATGGCAGACGAAGACGAACTCAGATCCCAGATGATCGACGCGTTCGAAGGTGCCGACTACCCGATCTCGAGCCCGATGGACCTCGTGCCGGCGCTCCCGAACGGGCCGTCGACGAAGTTCGAGTCGGGCGACTTCTCGATGACCGCGATGGAGCTCAACACCAAGCTCTCCGGTGGGAACTTCCCCTACGAGAGCCCCGAGAACTTCGTCGACGACGTCATCGAGCAGCTCAAGGCCCAGGACGAGCTCTGA
- a CDS encoding HAD-IIA family hydrolase — MTTRGAIIDLDGTVYRGETPVPGARRGIDALRDAGYTPCFFSNNPTRSAAGFADRLAGMGFDVDPERIRSAATVTTDYLTREHADERVFLIGSSGLRSLFEEAGLALVEAPETCDVLVASYDRGFTYDDMTAGLRALEAGAAFVGTDPDVTIPTADGKSVPGSGAIINAVAGVAEREPDIVVGKPSQEALDAALAALSHPEECLVVGDRLDTDIALGERGGLTTVLVRSGVTDGTTLATTSVEPDHVIENLGEIGSVLDALR, encoded by the coding sequence ATGACCACCCGTGGCGCGATAATCGACCTCGACGGCACGGTCTACCGGGGCGAGACGCCGGTTCCGGGGGCGCGGCGCGGCATCGACGCCCTCCGGGACGCCGGCTACACCCCCTGTTTCTTCTCGAACAACCCGACCAGATCGGCCGCGGGGTTCGCCGACCGGCTCGCGGGGATGGGCTTCGATGTCGATCCCGAACGCATCCGGTCGGCCGCCACGGTGACGACCGACTACCTCACGCGCGAACACGCCGACGAGCGGGTCTTCCTCATCGGTTCGTCGGGGCTCCGCTCCCTGTTCGAGGAGGCGGGGCTGGCGCTGGTCGAGGCCCCCGAGACCTGTGACGTGCTGGTGGCCTCCTACGACCGGGGGTTCACCTACGACGACATGACCGCGGGGCTCCGGGCGCTCGAAGCCGGCGCGGCGTTCGTCGGTACCGACCCCGACGTCACGATCCCCACCGCTGATGGGAAGTCGGTGCCGGGGTCGGGGGCCATCATCAACGCGGTGGCGGGCGTCGCCGAACGCGAGCCCGACATCGTGGTCGGCAAACCCTCCCAAGAGGCGCTCGACGCGGCGCTCGCGGCTCTCTCTCACCCCGAGGAGTGCCTCGTGGTCGGCGACCGGCTCGACACCGACATCGCGCTCGGCGAGCGCGGCGGGCTGACGACCGTCCTGGTTCGCTCGGGCGTCACCGACGGGACCACGCTCGCCACGACCTCGGTCGAGCCCGACCACGTGATCGAGAATCTTGGGGAGATCGGTTCGGTGCTCGACGCGCTCCGGTAG
- a CDS encoding NAD-dependent epimerase/dehydratase family protein, whose protein sequence is MILVTGGAGFIGGHLAETFAREGHDVVALDNLEPFYDVGIKRRTIDAARTAAEEGGGSYEFVEGDVRDAETVHDLVVDAEYVFHQAAQAGVRTSVENPRKVDDINVEGTLNVLDAARESGVERLVFASSSSVYGKPVSLPYQEDQPTTPVSPYGVSKLAAENYVRVYGDLYDIPTVALRYFTVYGPRMRPNMAISNFVSRCTNDEPPVVYGDGSQTRDFTYVADIVRANAKLLETDAADGETMNIGSTDNVSIETLATTVRDAIAPELEIEYGERQAGDAEHTHADVSKAGELIGYEPTEDIRSGVERFIDWYQDNREWYEPLVRSS, encoded by the coding sequence ATGATCCTAGTCACGGGCGGCGCGGGGTTCATCGGCGGTCACCTCGCCGAGACGTTCGCCCGCGAGGGCCACGACGTGGTCGCGCTCGACAACCTCGAACCGTTCTACGACGTCGGCATCAAACGACGGACCATCGACGCCGCGCGCACCGCGGCCGAGGAGGGTGGCGGGAGCTACGAGTTCGTCGAGGGCGACGTCCGTGACGCCGAGACGGTCCACGACCTCGTCGTGGACGCCGAGTACGTGTTCCACCAGGCCGCACAGGCGGGGGTCCGTACGAGCGTCGAGAACCCCCGGAAGGTCGACGACATCAACGTCGAAGGGACGCTCAACGTGCTCGACGCGGCCCGCGAGTCGGGGGTCGAGCGTCTGGTGTTCGCGAGTTCGTCGTCGGTGTACGGTAAACCTGTCTCCTTGCCCTACCAGGAGGACCAGCCGACGACGCCGGTGAGTCCCTACGGGGTCTCGAAGCTCGCCGCCGAGAACTACGTCCGGGTCTACGGCGACCTCTACGACATCCCGACCGTCGCACTCCGCTACTTCACGGTCTACGGCCCGCGAATGCGACCCAACATGGCCATCTCGAACTTCGTCTCGCGGTGTACGAACGACGAACCACCCGTCGTCTACGGGGACGGCTCTCAGACACGGGACTTCACCTACGTCGCGGACATCGTCCGCGCGAACGCGAAACTGCTCGAAACGGATGCCGCCGATGGCGAGACCATGAACATCGGGAGCACCGACAACGTCTCGATCGAGACGCTCGCGACGACCGTCCGGGATGCCATCGCGCCCGAGCTCGAGATCGAGTACGGCGAGCGACAGGCCGGCGACGCCGAACACACCCACGCCGACGTCTCGAAGGCCGGGGAACTGATCGGCTACGAACCGACCGAGGACATCCGGAGCGGCGTCGAGCGGTTCATCGACTGGTACCAGGACAACCGGGAGTGGTACGAACCGCTCGTTCGCTCGTCGTGA
- a CDS encoding glycosyltransferase family 4 protein, whose product MRILRVAQKVYPDVVGGGPYHVHALSRDQAAMGHDVTVLTIGEDGPRREERDGYTVVRRPATAELLGNDISVGVARFLRQADNYDVVHAHSHLYFSTNLAALKRRLDTTPLAITNHGLYSQSAPEWVFRLYLRSLGRATFNTADAAFCYTVEDASRLREVGVRTDINVVSNGIDETRFSPDGPARSGIGGDPAVVFVGRLVEGKRPGDALAAIEHVRETHPNARLWFVGTGPLRADLEDRVAERGLDEAVGFLGEVDYEAMPAVYRAADLFVLPSRAEGLPRTVLEALSTGTPVVTSDLTQIRSVVDGAGVTVPVGDQEGFASAIADLAGDEERYARYSEQGRERIAEEYSWSATARKTTEHLAALCDADPRTGEPNSR is encoded by the coding sequence ATGCGAATCCTCCGAGTCGCACAGAAAGTCTATCCGGACGTCGTCGGCGGCGGCCCCTACCACGTCCACGCGCTCAGCCGCGACCAGGCCGCGATGGGCCACGACGTGACGGTGCTCACGATCGGCGAGGACGGCCCGCGCCGCGAGGAGCGCGACGGCTACACCGTGGTCCGTCGGCCGGCGACCGCCGAACTCCTCGGCAACGACATCTCGGTCGGGGTCGCACGGTTCCTCCGGCAGGCCGACAACTACGACGTCGTCCACGCCCACTCACACCTCTACTTCTCGACGAACCTCGCGGCGCTGAAACGCCGACTCGACACGACCCCGCTCGCGATCACGAACCACGGCCTCTACTCCCAGTCCGCCCCCGAGTGGGTGTTCCGGCTGTACCTCCGGAGCCTCGGCCGGGCGACGTTCAACACCGCCGACGCGGCGTTCTGTTACACCGTCGAGGACGCCTCGCGCCTCCGGGAGGTCGGCGTCCGGACCGACATCAACGTGGTTTCGAACGGCATCGACGAGACGCGGTTCTCGCCGGACGGCCCGGCGCGCTCGGGGATCGGCGGCGACCCCGCGGTGGTGTTCGTCGGTCGCCTCGTCGAGGGGAAACGACCCGGCGACGCGCTGGCGGCCATCGAGCACGTCCGCGAGACGCACCCGAACGCGCGGCTCTGGTTCGTCGGGACCGGGCCGCTCCGGGCGGATCTCGAGGACCGTGTCGCCGAGCGTGGACTCGACGAGGCGGTGGGGTTCCTCGGCGAGGTCGACTACGAGGCGATGCCGGCGGTCTACCGCGCCGCCGATCTCTTCGTGCTCCCCAGCCGCGCCGAGGGACTCCCGCGGACGGTGCTCGAAGCGCTCTCGACGGGTACGCCGGTCGTGACGAGCGACCTCACCCAGATACGGTCCGTGGTCGACGGTGCCGGCGTCACCGTCCCCGTCGGGGACCAAGAGGGCTTCGCGAGCGCGATCGCCGACCTCGCGGGCGACGAGGAGCGGTACGCACGCTACAGCGAGCAGGGTCGCGAGCGGATCGCCGAGGAGTACTCGTGGTCGGCGACCGCGAGGAAGACGACGGAGCATCTGGCAGCGCTCTGCGACGCTGACCCGCGAACCGGCGAGCCGAACTCGCGTTGA
- a CDS encoding sulfatase, whose product MVSRPNVVLVVMDTARARDVVRSAHRETRLPAIDRLASEGTEYTNAFASAPWTLPSHAGLFTGTYSSKHGAHAGHKHLDDDLPTLAEAFQSNGYETVAVSNNTWISEEFGFARGFETLYKTWQYVQTDTDLGEVARTKRGKEMVRALAARLLDGNPAINAANAVYGQFFRKRTDDGARRTNEWLRGWLADRTTERPFFTFVNYLEPHLEYRPPRALAEQYLPNGVTYDEAMTVSQDAWAYITGHESHTEAEFEVLHGLYNAEIAYLDRRIGDLRGHLEATGEWEDTILVVTGDHGENVGDHDLMDHQYCLYDSLLHVPLVVAGGAFDGGGTVDDLVQLTDLAPTLLDAADIDAPAMRESIQGRSFHPATTTEPRTHAIAEYMAPQPSMDALREQVGPLPDGFPFDRSLRAVRTADDKLIRGSDGSRERYAVDADPEESTDLAAETPDRVDELETVLDDWLDSFEHSDASGSVSMTDAAQDRLEDLGYL is encoded by the coding sequence ATGGTCTCCCGCCCCAACGTCGTGCTCGTCGTGATGGACACCGCGCGCGCACGGGACGTCGTCCGGTCCGCGCACCGTGAGACACGGCTTCCGGCCATCGACCGCCTCGCGAGCGAGGGCACCGAGTACACCAACGCGTTCGCCAGCGCGCCGTGGACGCTGCCCTCCCACGCCGGGCTGTTCACCGGGACCTACTCCTCGAAACACGGCGCACACGCGGGACACAAACACCTCGACGACGACCTTCCGACGCTCGCCGAGGCCTTTCAATCGAACGGTTACGAGACGGTGGCCGTCTCGAACAACACCTGGATCTCGGAGGAGTTCGGGTTCGCGCGCGGGTTCGAAACGCTCTACAAGACCTGGCAGTACGTCCAGACCGACACCGACCTCGGCGAGGTGGCACGAACGAAACGCGGGAAGGAGATGGTTCGAGCGCTCGCCGCACGGCTGCTCGACGGTAATCCGGCCATCAACGCCGCGAACGCGGTCTACGGCCAGTTCTTCAGGAAACGAACCGACGATGGCGCGAGGCGAACCAACGAGTGGCTTCGGGGCTGGCTCGCCGACCGCACTACGGAAAGACCGTTCTTCACGTTCGTCAACTACCTCGAACCCCACCTCGAATATCGCCCGCCACGTGCCCTCGCCGAACAGTACCTCCCGAACGGCGTGACCTACGACGAGGCGATGACGGTCTCGCAGGACGCGTGGGCCTACATCACGGGTCACGAATCGCACACCGAGGCGGAGTTCGAGGTCCTCCACGGGCTCTACAACGCCGAGATAGCTTACCTCGACCGTCGTATCGGCGACCTCCGTGGCCATCTCGAAGCCACCGGCGAGTGGGAGGACACGATCCTCGTGGTGACGGGCGACCACGGTGAGAACGTCGGCGATCACGACCTGATGGACCACCAGTACTGCCTCTACGACAGCCTCCTCCACGTCCCGCTCGTCGTGGCCGGTGGCGCGTTCGACGGCGGTGGGACGGTCGACGACCTCGTCCAGCTCACCGACCTCGCGCCGACGCTGCTCGACGCGGCCGACATCGACGCACCAGCGATGCGCGAGTCCATCCAGGGTCGGTCGTTCCACCCAGCCACGACCACCGAGCCTCGAACCCACGCCATCGCCGAGTACATGGCCCCACAACCCTCGATGGACGCGCTCCGCGAGCAGGTCGGTCCCCTGCCCGACGGGTTCCCGTTCGACCGGTCGCTCCGAGCGGTTCGGACCGCCGACGACAAACTGATCCGCGGGTCGGACGGCAGCCGAGAACGCTACGCGGTCGATGCCGACCCGGAGGAATCGACCGACCTCGCCGCCGAGACTCCCGACCGGGTGGACGAACTCGAAACCGTTCTCGACGACTGGTTGGATTCGTTCGAGCACAGCGACGCCTCGGGGTCGGTGTCGATGACCGACGCGGCACAGGACCGCCTCGAAGACCTCGGCTATCTCTAA
- a CDS encoding glycosyltransferase encodes MNVCFLINQLAPGGAPTLLLDIVRHTDSAADVEYTVCFIEGDDTLVPAFETAGARVVDFGAEFKFDPRALARMARFFRREEFDVLHAHLPYSQTVGRVLGRLGGLDAVVSTQHSAPNNYHPVTRFLERLTRPLDSRTVAVSKAVERLFTGAARAYEPGQTRQWCTIYNGLDTAAFGATVRAAETDPLRRKWDLGDGPILLNVGRYFAGKSQHTLIEAMPHVVDTVPDAQLLIVGWGELEDDLRDAVRKHGLDGTVHVTGRGSPIHPYYRLSDAFVLSSVRESFGIVLLEAMAAKLPVVATDVQGIPEVVDHGRTGLLVPPNDPKRLAEAVVEALRTDEPFGENGYERAATEFDIRTTTTSYIELYRELCGITPEPSEVRRD; translated from the coding sequence ATGAACGTCTGTTTTCTGATCAACCAGCTCGCTCCTGGCGGCGCGCCGACGCTACTGCTCGATATCGTGCGGCACACCGATTCAGCGGCTGATGTCGAGTACACGGTCTGTTTCATCGAAGGCGACGATACGCTGGTTCCGGCGTTCGAAACCGCCGGGGCGCGGGTCGTGGATTTCGGTGCCGAGTTCAAGTTCGACCCGCGCGCGCTCGCTCGGATGGCCCGGTTCTTCCGACGCGAGGAGTTCGACGTGCTCCACGCCCACCTCCCGTACTCCCAGACGGTGGGTCGTGTGCTCGGGCGACTCGGCGGTCTCGACGCCGTCGTGAGTACCCAGCACAGCGCTCCGAACAACTACCACCCGGTCACGCGCTTCCTCGAACGGCTCACACGACCGCTCGATTCGCGTACGGTCGCCGTCTCGAAAGCCGTCGAGCGACTGTTCACGGGTGCGGCCCGTGCGTACGAACCGGGACAGACACGACAGTGGTGTACGATCTACAACGGCCTCGACACGGCGGCGTTCGGCGCGACCGTCCGGGCGGCCGAGACAGATCCTCTCCGACGGAAGTGGGACCTCGGTGATGGCCCGATTCTGTTGAACGTCGGGCGGTATTTCGCGGGGAAATCACAGCACACGCTCATCGAAGCCATGCCTCACGTCGTCGATACCGTCCCCGACGCTCAGTTGCTCATCGTCGGCTGGGGCGAACTGGAGGACGACCTCCGCGATGCGGTTCGGAAACACGGCCTCGACGGAACCGTCCACGTCACCGGTCGTGGATCGCCGATCCACCCCTACTACCGGCTCTCGGACGCGTTCGTGCTCTCGTCGGTCCGGGAATCGTTCGGTATCGTGCTCCTGGAGGCGATGGCAGCGAAACTGCCAGTCGTGGCGACCGACGTACAGGGGATCCCGGAGGTCGTCGACCACGGCCGGACCGGTCTACTGGTACCGCCGAACGACCCCAAGCGCCTCGCCGAGGCGGTCGTCGAAGCCCTGCGGACGGACGAACCGTTCGGGGAGAACGGCTACGAACGTGCGGCGACCGAATTCGACATCCGGACTACGACCACCTCGTACATCGAGCTCTACCGGGAACTGTGTGGCATCACCCCGGAACCGAGTGAGGTTCGGCGCGACTGA
- a CDS encoding O-antigen ligase family protein — MDRSAALDVILLLCLLAAVLSAATPVPQRIGYLLATGTYAVVLAISFVRGRLAVRFDRVVLVPVVALWAVFLVEYWLHPDGTTLRTGTYIVFSALNLFVVPATFPREAFIDALAVVSAVVAGIALPLVWFDVMYNGGLLGVWHSSKYLDSVLTNPNKLSALSAFGFVAMFGVARSRRRKWVAVVGGGCCLVGLAVSQGRAAALGVVGAVVLLGVYRLFGTRAVVGVTVIGIAGAAVLFRLALGPIGGIEATRSVGEAFNTRGGLWSAAIRAILDRPALGYGLVDDGPILAAHGGPTPAGNVYSVHNSYLRMFLMTGVIGGVLYLLVCLAALVRSLEAMARSTALDTAHVFLPLLGVVLVIELFGNSPIFGLSFVSVYGALVFGYSQQGKRLPLRAERVTTWISERTRDEETG, encoded by the coding sequence ATGGATCGCAGCGCCGCACTCGATGTGATACTTCTCCTCTGTCTTTTGGCCGCTGTTCTGTCGGCCGCGACGCCGGTTCCCCAACGAATCGGATACCTCCTCGCGACCGGCACGTACGCCGTGGTCCTCGCGATCTCGTTCGTTCGAGGGAGACTCGCCGTTCGGTTCGACCGGGTCGTGCTCGTCCCGGTCGTTGCTCTCTGGGCGGTCTTCCTCGTCGAATACTGGCTTCATCCGGATGGCACCACGCTTCGGACCGGCACGTACATCGTGTTCTCGGCGCTGAACCTGTTCGTCGTCCCCGCAACGTTCCCACGCGAGGCGTTCATCGACGCACTCGCGGTGGTTTCGGCGGTAGTCGCTGGGATCGCGTTGCCGCTCGTCTGGTTCGACGTGATGTACAACGGCGGTCTGCTTGGGGTGTGGCATAGCTCCAAGTATCTCGATTCGGTTCTCACGAACCCCAACAAACTCTCGGCGTTGTCGGCGTTCGGGTTCGTCGCGATGTTCGGCGTTGCCCGCTCAAGGCGTCGAAAGTGGGTGGCGGTCGTCGGCGGGGGTTGCTGCCTCGTCGGGCTCGCGGTCTCACAAGGTCGGGCTGCGGCCCTCGGTGTGGTCGGTGCGGTCGTACTCCTCGGCGTGTATCGATTGTTTGGAACGCGCGCGGTCGTTGGCGTGACCGTCATCGGCATCGCAGGCGCTGCCGTGCTGTTTCGACTCGCGCTGGGACCGATCGGCGGGATCGAGGCCACACGGAGTGTGGGTGAGGCGTTCAACACCCGTGGTGGACTGTGGAGCGCGGCAATCCGGGCGATACTCGACCGGCCGGCGCTCGGATACGGGTTGGTCGACGATGGCCCGATCCTCGCTGCCCATGGGGGACCGACACCCGCCGGGAACGTGTACAGCGTACACAACAGCTACCTCCGGATGTTCCTGATGACCGGGGTCATCGGGGGTGTCCTGTACCTTCTCGTCTGTCTCGCTGCTCTCGTGCGGTCCTTGGAGGCGATGGCTCGCAGTACGGCTCTCGACACCGCACACGTGTTTCTCCCGCTGCTCGGGGTCGTCCTCGTCATCGAACTGTTCGGCAACTCCCCGATATTCGGTCTGAGCTTCGTTTCGGTCTACGGCGCGCTCGTCTTCGGGTATAGCCAGCAGGGGAAACGCCTCCCCTTGCGTGCAGAACGGGTCACCACGTGGATAAGCGAACGAACACGCGACGAGGAGACCGGTTAG
- a CDS encoding glycosyltransferase family 4 protein, translating to MNTAFVHPSYPRGEGTGAAHSASRIVTGLVERGHDVTVYCTERPPSGLDVPDGMELVSLDLSGYPYHSGHQLNRALRDRMEEFDTYDLTHSYLMGAIPAMGDIATETSSATVVTLNAYGGVCPKNDLRYLDREPCTSNGLAKCTVCSLATSPGHDEFGTAYRAVSRLGDLKLVREGERKSHDIDGYHALSPHVESTYADFGFPEERITTIPNVLDERFCRPHGSDFEPPYDLLYVGSLDEHKGVDQLVPILARLNRRSADAFRLTVVGDGGLRSELEAQTRSHGLESAVTFAGRVPNDDLPETYAAHDVFCYPGRWDEPFGRVFLEALATGTPTVASDVGSVGDIVGDGGRITDGTPDGFVDAILDLVRAGELRTVSEAAREKVEEYRAETVVPRFVALYERSIDGSGQDPTSTTS from the coding sequence ATGAACACTGCGTTCGTCCACCCGAGCTACCCGCGTGGCGAGGGAACCGGGGCCGCCCACAGCGCCTCCCGGATCGTCACCGGGCTGGTCGAGCGTGGTCACGACGTCACCGTCTACTGTACCGAACGACCGCCGTCGGGGCTCGACGTCCCCGACGGAATGGAACTCGTTTCCCTCGACCTCTCCGGCTATCCGTACCATTCGGGCCACCAGCTGAACCGCGCGCTCCGCGACCGGATGGAGGAGTTCGACACCTACGACCTCACCCACAGCTACCTCATGGGAGCGATCCCGGCGATGGGGGATATCGCGACCGAGACGTCGAGCGCGACGGTGGTCACCCTCAACGCCTACGGCGGGGTCTGCCCGAAGAACGACCTCCGCTATCTCGACCGGGAGCCGTGTACCAGCAACGGTCTCGCGAAGTGTACGGTGTGCTCGCTCGCCACCAGCCCCGGCCACGACGAGTTCGGCACCGCCTACCGCGCGGTGAGCCGGCTGGGCGACCTGAAACTGGTCCGCGAGGGCGAGCGCAAGAGCCACGACATCGACGGCTACCACGCCCTCTCCCCCCACGTCGAGTCGACCTACGCCGACTTCGGCTTCCCCGAGGAGCGGATCACGACGATACCGAACGTCCTCGACGAACGGTTCTGCCGCCCGCACGGGAGCGACTTCGAGCCCCCCTACGACCTCCTCTACGTGGGATCACTCGACGAGCACAAGGGGGTCGACCAGCTCGTCCCGATCCTCGCCCGCCTGAATCGCCGGTCGGCGGACGCGTTCCGGTTGACGGTCGTCGGGGACGGTGGGCTCCGCTCCGAGCTCGAAGCCCAGACGCGATCCCACGGACTGGAATCGGCCGTCACGTTCGCCGGCCGAGTCCCGAACGACGACCTCCCCGAAACCTACGCCGCCCACGACGTCTTTTGCTATCCGGGGCGGTGGGACGAACCGTTCGGACGGGTCTTCCTCGAAGCCCTCGCGACCGGCACCCCGACCGTCGCCAGCGACGTCGGGAGCGTCGGCGACATCGTCGGCGACGGCGGCCGAATCACCGATGGAACGCCGGATGGGTTCGTCGACGCGATACTGGACCTCGTCCGCGCTGGCGAGCTTCGGACCGTCTCCGAGGCCGCGAGGGAGAAGGTCGAGGAGTACCGGGCCGAGACGGTCGTACCGCGGTTCGTGGCGCTCTACGAACGGTCGATCGACGGGTCGGGTCAGGACCCGACGTCGACGACCTCGTAG
- a CDS encoding MarR family transcriptional regulator, producing MPTNADEASRAGVLESKRNATRYQILVEVADRQPAVSQREIADAIGVTAQAVSEYLGGLAEEGYVAKHGRGRYEVTKEGVDWLLSQTDDLRGFIRHVTEDVVGRVEVETAVATTEIAADETVSLAMRDGVLSATAGEAGSATAVAITDAEPGQDVGVTEFEGLVEHEVGSVTAVSVPGVQRGGSSAVDPTTVTDLAEDHDLVATAGTEALATARAAGVDVDIRFATAPAVREAATKGLDVLVLATADLLSAHTDELRQGGIGYEVVDVGS from the coding sequence ATGCCGACGAACGCGGACGAGGCCAGTCGTGCGGGCGTTCTCGAGAGCAAGCGAAACGCCACGCGCTATCAGATCCTGGTCGAGGTCGCCGACCGCCAGCCCGCGGTGAGCCAGCGCGAGATCGCCGACGCCATCGGCGTCACCGCTCAGGCCGTGAGCGAGTACCTCGGGGGGCTCGCCGAGGAGGGCTACGTCGCGAAGCACGGTCGCGGCCGGTACGAGGTCACGAAGGAGGGCGTCGACTGGCTCCTGAGCCAGACCGACGACCTCCGGGGGTTCATCCGGCACGTCACCGAGGACGTCGTCGGTCGCGTCGAGGTCGAGACCGCGGTCGCAACCACCGAGATCGCCGCGGACGAGACGGTCTCGCTCGCGATGCGTGACGGGGTGCTGTCGGCGACGGCGGGCGAGGCCGGGAGCGCCACCGCGGTCGCCATCACCGACGCCGAGCCCGGCCAGGACGTCGGTGTCACGGAGTTCGAGGGGCTCGTCGAACACGAGGTCGGGTCGGTGACCGCGGTCTCGGTCCCCGGCGTCCAGCGCGGCGGCAGTTCGGCGGTCGACCCGACGACCGTGACCGACCTCGCCGAGGACCACGACCTCGTGGCGACCGCCGGTACCGAGGCCCTCGCGACCGCTCGTGCGGCGGGGGTCGACGTCGACATCCGGTTCGCCACCGCGCCCGCGGTTCGCGAGGCGGCCACGAAGGGGCTCGACGTGCTGGTGCTCGCGACGGCGGACCTGCTCTCGGCCCACACCGACGAGCTCCGTCAGGGCGGCATCGGCTACGAGGTCGTCGACGTCGGGTCCTGA
- a CDS encoding Hsp20/alpha crystallin family protein → MSYKDTPFERMDRMMDEMNRRFATMNWGDWQDADWRMPALESGSDGRWDHSEWDTTLNVERDAEGFTVLADTPGFERDELDVRFHDGTLHIDGAHEDDHEGFHSRRFSREVSLDGDVLEDEITAHYRNGMLEIRVPTEDTPEVIDEGRRIEIED, encoded by the coding sequence ATGAGCTACAAAGACACTCCCTTCGAACGCATGGACCGGATGATGGACGAGATGAACCGCCGCTTCGCCACGATGAACTGGGGTGATTGGCAGGACGCGGACTGGCGAATGCCCGCGCTGGAGAGCGGTTCCGACGGCCGCTGGGACCACAGCGAGTGGGACACCACCCTGAACGTCGAGCGCGATGCGGAGGGGTTCACGGTGCTCGCCGACACCCCCGGCTTCGAACGCGACGAACTCGACGTCCGGTTCCACGACGGGACCCTCCACATCGACGGCGCGCACGAAGACGACCACGAGGGCTTCCACAGCCGCCGGTTCAGCCGCGAGGTCAGCCTCGACGGCGACGTCCTCGAAGACGAGATCACCGCCCACTACCGCAACGGGATGCTCGAAATCCGGGTGCCCACCGAGGACACGCCCGAGGTCATCGACGAGGGCCGTCGGATCGAGATCGAGGACTGA